A genome region from Fervidobacterium changbaicum includes the following:
- a CDS encoding thermonuclease family protein gives MRKFYKNFWIIIALVVTLYLSSCATQQEILKNVEVIDGDTVKVYGQSYRLIGIDAPEIHSGDKPAGEYGIDAKNYLIWFANNFELTYEQKGTDNYGRKLVYLFGIDGKNKYLYEASVTEQGYARPLIYESTAVPMYTNQIVAAYNRAYQNRKGIFSKYDEAPIITKSNLSSSYIGKIVWLEMDVSNVRYSNYTYYIESDFVLAKVRYEEYKYLFNGYNLYGLKGRKVRFYGELWYDNYEKKYMIMLRAPFEIRIVS, from the coding sequence GTGAGAAAGTTTTATAAAAACTTTTGGATAATCATAGCTCTTGTCGTAACACTTTATCTATCATCTTGTGCAACTCAGCAAGAGATACTAAAGAACGTTGAAGTAATCGATGGTGACACAGTCAAAGTCTATGGTCAGTCATACAGACTAATAGGTATTGACGCACCAGAAATCCATTCTGGTGATAAACCTGCTGGTGAGTACGGAATCGATGCCAAGAACTACCTTATATGGTTTGCAAACAATTTTGAGCTAACTTATGAACAAAAAGGTACAGATAACTACGGAAGAAAACTGGTTTACCTTTTTGGAATTGATGGAAAGAACAAATACTTATACGAAGCTTCGGTTACCGAGCAAGGTTACGCAAGACCTCTTATTTACGAGAGCACAGCTGTACCGATGTACACAAATCAGATAGTCGCTGCATATAACAGAGCTTATCAAAATAGGAAAGGCATATTCTCAAAATATGATGAAGCACCAATTATTACGAAGTCAAATCTTTCAAGTTCATACATAGGAAAAATTGTATGGCTTGAAATGGATGTTTCCAACGTGAGGTACTCTAATTATACGTACTATATAGAATCTGATTTCGTTCTTGCCAAAGTGAGATATGAAGAATACAAATACCTATTCAACGGGTACAATTTGTATGGTTTAAAAGGCAGAAAAGTTAGGTTCTATGGTGAATTGTGGTACGATAACTATGAGAAGAAATACATG
- the pruA gene encoding L-glutamate gamma-semialdehyde dehydrogenase: MYEVTDWTIIPPFKNEPVADFSKPENEHKMREALEKVYKEFGKEYDIVIGGKTYKTEKKIRSINPSKPDEVVGVVSSANEELAQKALEAAWEAFKTWSKTPAHVRAEYLLKAAKKIRERKFEFDAVMVYEVGKNWVEADADTSEAIDFLEFYAREMLRYASEQPVVRIPGEYNELRYIPLGVGIIIPPWNFPLAILVGMTSAAIVTGNTVVLKPASDSPVIAAKFFEVLQEIGLPDGVVNFLPGSGALAGEFLVKHPKTRFISFTGSKDVGLRIHELAAKPQPGQIWIKRTVLEMGGKDAVVVDETANLDSAAEGIIVSAFGFQGQKCSAGSRAVIVKDVYDVLIEKVIERAKKITIGDVRYKENWLGPVVNKSSMEKIMAYIEIGKKEGQLIFGGNAREDLGGYFIEPTIFKDVPWDARIAQEEIFGPVLAIIKAEDFDDALRIANATEYGLTGSLYSRDRSRIERAKEEFHVGNLYFNRKSTGALVGVHPFGGFNMSGTDSKAGGRDYLGLFLQAKAISEKI, encoded by the coding sequence ATGTACGAAGTAACGGATTGGACGATCATACCACCTTTCAAAAATGAGCCTGTAGCCGACTTCTCAAAACCAGAAAACGAGCATAAGATGAGAGAGGCTCTTGAAAAAGTCTACAAAGAATTCGGGAAAGAGTACGATATTGTAATCGGAGGAAAAACGTACAAAACGGAGAAAAAGATCAGGTCCATCAACCCAAGCAAACCAGACGAAGTTGTTGGTGTTGTGAGCAGTGCAAACGAAGAACTTGCACAAAAAGCACTCGAAGCAGCCTGGGAAGCTTTCAAAACGTGGAGTAAAACACCTGCGCATGTAAGGGCAGAGTACTTACTAAAGGCTGCGAAAAAAATCAGAGAAAGGAAATTCGAATTTGATGCAGTAATGGTCTACGAAGTTGGTAAGAATTGGGTTGAAGCTGATGCAGATACATCTGAAGCTATAGACTTCTTAGAATTTTACGCACGCGAAATGCTTAGATATGCATCAGAACAACCAGTTGTCAGAATTCCTGGAGAGTACAACGAGCTGAGGTACATACCACTCGGTGTTGGCATTATCATTCCACCATGGAACTTCCCACTCGCCATACTCGTTGGAATGACAAGCGCTGCTATAGTCACAGGCAACACCGTTGTGTTAAAACCAGCGAGCGATAGCCCGGTAATTGCAGCTAAATTCTTCGAAGTATTGCAAGAAATCGGACTTCCTGATGGAGTTGTCAACTTCTTGCCGGGCAGTGGTGCACTCGCTGGTGAATTCTTAGTGAAACATCCGAAAACAAGGTTCATAAGTTTCACAGGCTCAAAAGATGTAGGCTTACGCATACACGAACTTGCCGCAAAACCACAGCCCGGACAGATTTGGATTAAGAGAACTGTGCTCGAAATGGGCGGAAAAGACGCCGTTGTTGTCGATGAAACAGCGAATCTTGATTCAGCAGCGGAAGGAATAATCGTCAGTGCATTCGGATTCCAAGGGCAAAAGTGCAGTGCGGGAAGCAGAGCAGTTATTGTTAAAGATGTCTACGATGTGTTGATTGAGAAAGTCATAGAAAGGGCGAAGAAGATAACGATTGGTGACGTAAGGTACAAAGAAAATTGGCTCGGTCCGGTTGTAAACAAAAGCTCGATGGAAAAGATAATGGCGTACATAGAAATAGGCAAAAAAGAAGGGCAGCTCATATTCGGTGGTAATGCACGTGAAGACCTTGGTGGATACTTCATTGAGCCAACGATATTCAAAGACGTACCATGGGATGCAAGAATAGCACAGGAAGAAATATTCGGTCCAGTGCTCGCGATAATTAAGGCAGAAGACTTCGACGATGCATTGAGAATAGCGAATGCTACAGAATACGGATTAACTGGTTCTCTGTACTCGCGTGACAGAAGCCGTATAGAGCGAGCAAAAGAAGAGTTCCACGTTGGAAATCTGTACTTCAACCGAAAATCAACAGGTGCACTTGTGGGAGTCCATCCATTTGGTGGATTCAACATGTCAGGCACCGACAGCAAAGCAGGTGGAAGAGATTATCTTGGATTGTTCTTGCAAGCAAAAGCGATAAGTGAGAAGATTTGA
- a CDS encoding ornithine aminomutase subunit alpha → MKPRPDDFAERSKHLQNMTDEELNAYFWQLVEKVVDPLVELAKTHTSPSIERSVLLRMGFNSLEAKKLVDMIFERGLLGKGAGHIVLRIAKEHNIDYIEAGRRMINGEYWDDVDRIFKGVNHP, encoded by the coding sequence ATGAAGCCAAGACCAGATGATTTTGCAGAAAGGTCGAAACACCTTCAGAACATGACCGATGAAGAACTCAACGCCTATTTTTGGCAACTTGTTGAAAAAGTTGTCGATCCTCTTGTTGAACTTGCAAAGACGCACACAAGCCCATCTATCGAAAGGTCCGTTCTACTGAGGATGGGGTTCAACAGTCTGGAAGCGAAGAAACTTGTAGACATGATCTTTGAACGAGGCCTTCTTGGGAAAGGTGCTGGTCACATCGTCTTGAGGATTGCCAAGGAACACAACATAGATTACATAGAGGCAGGTAGAAGGATGATAAACGGCGAATATTGGGATGATGTGGACAGGATTTTCAAAGGGGTCAACCACCCCTGA
- a CDS encoding OB-fold nucleic acid binding domain-containing protein, with protein sequence MRKFVFILILVFATISFSFKLDFQVRGYLTYDLNSGAIDNFPIAYWTISLPSPLDSFAIKLTDYMTYSHQTFNLFGMNFIVPRYYFVDSRFRLDNSYINTLYIAIGRMRLSRSLTNNYDGVQIGGLKYDTYKTSATELGIGGVVGYVSGKVGNYSYEVGGAYSIELNNYALYGTLKTDFGQFGAYYETRYYQLSLNYQNTQNLPFGTLKYWAGVGSATNTINEPSFLAGATLNSGPIFLAGQFAWIGGNKYDVSFATGEPSNPNQPRSWNVMGEIGYNLPNFYVGLFAKYNSIWAENGWLPLYGVKITSGDFSLSFANGDLYVSSSMPGTQSVLLKVTYNYQASIDLLAGVQGVLSQFAPKAVSTSAQREQTITVADLYKMPEGSKVKVTGTVLAPVGLLSGSTTYIQDKTGAIMLYGRSIPTTLKVGDVVSVTGSTKVYNGILEIVVDSVTVVGNARVEPVELRELSDKYMSNLVYVIGTVENVAKDNFIVNTGNFKVKVYIKAATGISLANISEGTKVKVTGILTLFKGEYEIQPIQQSDIEAM encoded by the coding sequence GTGAGAAAGTTTGTTTTTATCTTGATTTTAGTGTTTGCTACTATTAGTTTTTCCTTCAAACTTGATTTTCAAGTACGAGGTTATCTGACTTATGATCTTAACTCCGGCGCTATAGATAATTTTCCTATAGCGTACTGGACAATTTCTTTACCAAGCCCGCTTGACTCTTTCGCTATAAAGCTAACTGATTACATGACCTATTCACATCAAACGTTTAATTTGTTTGGAATGAATTTTATAGTTCCAAGATATTACTTTGTTGATTCAAGGTTTAGACTTGACAACAGCTACATAAATACGTTGTATATAGCGATTGGTCGAATGAGGTTATCGCGTAGCCTTACAAATAATTACGACGGTGTTCAAATCGGGGGGTTAAAATACGACACCTACAAAACTTCAGCAACGGAATTGGGTATCGGTGGTGTTGTTGGTTACGTATCGGGAAAGGTTGGGAACTACTCTTACGAGGTTGGCGGAGCTTACAGCATTGAATTAAATAATTATGCCCTTTACGGTACGCTTAAGACAGATTTCGGACAATTTGGGGCGTATTATGAAACAAGGTACTATCAACTTTCGCTCAATTATCAAAACACGCAGAACTTGCCTTTCGGTACTTTGAAGTACTGGGCTGGTGTTGGGTCAGCGACGAATACGATAAATGAACCAAGTTTTCTCGCAGGTGCAACATTAAATTCTGGTCCTATTTTCTTGGCAGGTCAATTCGCTTGGATTGGTGGAAACAAATACGATGTGAGTTTTGCAACAGGTGAGCCTTCCAACCCCAACCAACCAAGATCATGGAATGTCATGGGCGAGATAGGTTACAACCTGCCTAACTTCTATGTGGGATTGTTTGCAAAGTACAACAGCATCTGGGCAGAAAATGGTTGGCTACCACTTTACGGTGTTAAGATAACGTCTGGGGACTTTTCACTATCGTTTGCTAACGGTGATTTGTACGTTTCTTCCTCAATGCCCGGAACTCAGTCAGTGCTTCTAAAAGTGACTTATAACTATCAAGCGAGTATAGATTTACTTGCTGGTGTGCAAGGTGTCTTATCTCAGTTCGCGCCAAAAGCAGTTTCAACATCCGCTCAAAGGGAACAAACGATAACAGTTGCTGATCTGTACAAGATGCCTGAAGGTTCGAAGGTTAAAGTCACTGGTACCGTACTTGCACCAGTTGGACTCTTGAGTGGTTCAACAACATACATACAGGATAAAACAGGTGCGATAATGTTGTACGGAAGGTCCATTCCTACAACACTCAAGGTTGGAGATGTGGTATCGGTAACTGGTTCGACAAAGGTCTACAACGGTATACTTGAAATAGTTGTGGACAGTGTAACCGTGGTTGGAAATGCCAGAGTCGAGCCCGTAGAATTGAGAGAACTTTCAGACAAATACATGTCTAACTTAGTCTATGTGATCGGAACTGTTGAAAATGTGGCAAAAGACAATTTTATTGTCAACACAGGCAACTTTAAAGTGAAAGTTTATATAAAAGCTGCTACGGGCATTAGTTTAGCTAACATATCAGAGGGAACAAAGGTAAAGGTAACTGGTATTTTGACGCTCTTTAAAGGCGAGTACGAAATTCAACCGATTCAGCAGTCCGACATAGAAGCAATGTAA
- the oraE gene encoding D-ornithine 4,5-aminomutase subunit OraE has protein sequence MDKLDPKVPIDVEEILKDLDKYRPRRRGWTWRKKLPEGTKVDRYEYYQISEPLKNSIPLPAAHYFNNIDPQPDVVITSEIASGRFEDDIRRMRMAAWHGADHIMVIRTLGQSHFDGLIEGTPEGVGGIPITRKQVRATRKALDLIEDEVGRPINFHSYVSGVAGPEIAVLFAEEGVNGAHQDPQYNILYRGVNPVRSFVDAAVAKKIMAWANMLQIDGAHNANASAKLAWTVMPELLVQHGINCMFSVKVGMPKENIALSTVPPVIAPLPEMRIDLPYAVALRELFKGFRFRAQMNTRYIESDLFDATRVHVLNAVLSRLTSADLQSTITPDEGRNVPWHINSIRGVETAKHTLLAMDGIKKYVKIDQEAIREKVRELKMRAILMLEEILEMGGYFEALEAGMFVDNGYYPERLGDGIARKKDGEIAAGTVVPREPDYMAPVCEHFGYNNLPDGLEKPCDLIGGCTFHKPEKIQFIDELDETDNVNLRLQRIKDMKARNVIKPEVEWYSDGWIQIDMTFALPEEYAEAAALAVCEKLGLEDPTVIAKTVLHPAEGTYVEVKAKVPFEIKIDELKLPKKPETLPEEEIFEYVAKRPIKVVAATVGEDEHSVGLREILDIKHGGIEKYGIKYVYLGTSVPPEKLIDAAIETGADAILASMIITHNDVHIKNMRRLNELAIEKGIRDKVLIIVGGTQINNDMAVENGVDAGFGRGTKGIHVASFIVKKLKEKEAN, from the coding sequence ATGGATAAACTCGACCCAAAAGTTCCAATCGATGTTGAAGAGATACTGAAAGACTTAGATAAATACCGTCCAAGAAGAAGGGGCTGGACTTGGCGAAAGAAACTTCCAGAAGGCACAAAAGTTGATAGGTACGAATACTACCAAATCAGCGAGCCATTGAAAAACAGCATCCCACTACCAGCTGCGCATTATTTCAACAACATCGACCCGCAGCCAGATGTCGTAATCACAAGTGAAATCGCTTCCGGAAGGTTCGAAGATGACATCAGGAGAATGCGCATGGCAGCATGGCACGGTGCGGATCATATAATGGTCATACGGACACTTGGGCAATCGCACTTCGACGGGCTCATCGAAGGAACCCCAGAAGGCGTCGGAGGGATACCAATCACGAGAAAGCAAGTTAGGGCAACCAGAAAAGCGCTTGATTTGATAGAAGACGAAGTTGGAAGACCTATAAACTTCCACAGCTACGTTTCTGGTGTTGCAGGTCCTGAGATAGCTGTTCTCTTTGCAGAAGAAGGCGTCAACGGTGCTCACCAAGACCCGCAGTACAACATTCTTTACAGAGGTGTCAATCCTGTTAGATCGTTTGTCGACGCAGCCGTTGCAAAAAAGATAATGGCATGGGCGAACATGCTCCAAATAGATGGTGCACACAACGCAAACGCATCCGCAAAACTGGCGTGGACCGTAATGCCAGAACTACTCGTCCAGCACGGTATCAACTGTATGTTCTCCGTCAAGGTCGGAATGCCGAAGGAAAACATCGCACTATCAACAGTTCCTCCGGTCATCGCACCACTGCCGGAAATGAGAATAGACCTACCATACGCGGTGGCGTTGCGAGAACTCTTCAAAGGTTTTAGATTCAGAGCGCAGATGAACACAAGATACATCGAATCAGACCTTTTCGATGCAACAAGGGTGCACGTTCTGAATGCCGTACTCTCAAGATTAACAAGTGCGGATTTACAATCAACGATAACTCCCGATGAGGGAAGAAACGTGCCATGGCACATCAACTCGATAAGGGGAGTAGAAACGGCAAAACACACACTTCTTGCGATGGACGGAATCAAAAAGTACGTCAAAATCGACCAAGAAGCGATTCGAGAAAAAGTCAGAGAACTGAAGATGAGGGCCATTTTGATGCTCGAAGAGATCCTCGAAATGGGAGGCTACTTCGAGGCACTCGAAGCAGGTATGTTTGTTGACAATGGGTATTATCCTGAACGACTTGGCGATGGTATCGCAAGGAAGAAAGACGGAGAAATCGCCGCAGGAACGGTTGTTCCAAGGGAACCAGACTACATGGCACCAGTTTGCGAACACTTTGGATACAACAACTTGCCGGATGGGCTCGAAAAACCGTGTGATCTCATCGGTGGTTGTACGTTCCACAAACCTGAAAAGATACAGTTCATAGACGAGCTTGACGAAACGGATAATGTCAATCTTAGATTGCAACGCATTAAAGACATGAAAGCAAGAAACGTCATCAAACCGGAAGTTGAATGGTATTCAGATGGCTGGATCCAGATTGATATGACGTTCGCACTGCCAGAAGAGTACGCAGAAGCAGCGGCTCTTGCAGTATGTGAAAAGCTTGGGCTCGAGGATCCTACGGTAATTGCAAAAACTGTGCTCCATCCAGCTGAGGGAACGTACGTTGAAGTAAAAGCAAAAGTTCCATTCGAAATTAAGATAGATGAATTGAAACTTCCCAAAAAACCAGAAACACTCCCGGAAGAAGAAATATTCGAGTATGTAGCCAAACGTCCAATAAAAGTGGTGGCAGCAACCGTAGGAGAAGACGAACATTCGGTCGGCCTGCGTGAAATTCTTGACATCAAACACGGTGGTATCGAAAAATACGGAATCAAATACGTCTACCTTGGTACAAGCGTTCCACCAGAAAAACTCATCGACGCAGCAATCGAAACGGGTGCGGATGCGATACTTGCTTCCATGATCATCACGCACAACGATGTGCACATTAAGAACATGAGAAGACTCAACGAACTTGCAATTGAAAAAGGTATAAGGGACAAGGTATTGATAATCGTTGGTGGAACACAGATAAACAACGACATGGCAGTAGAAAACGGTGTTGATGCAGGATTCGGTAGAGGAACAAAGGGTATACACGTTGCCTCATTCATTGTAAAAAAGCTCAAAGAAAAGGAAGCAAATTAA